CAGCTTCGGTGTCAATACAGACACGACAACCATCGTAGGCTTGGCGCTCTCCAACGGGCTGGTCGCAGTCTCTGGAGCATGGGTCGCCCAGTATCAGGGCTTCGCCGACGTGGGCATGGGGATCGGGATGATTGTCATTGGTCTTGCTTCTGTTATTGTCGGGGAAGTCTTGTTCGGAAGCTCCTCCATTTTCCGTGTGACGCTCGCCGTCATTCTCGGATCGATTGTTTACCGATTAGTCATCGCATTGGCTCTGCAGGCCGGTCTCAATCCGTCCGACATGAAGCTGATCACAGCCTTAATCGTGATTATCGCGCTTACTGTTCCGACCATTGCCAAAGGTATTTGGAAGAAACAGGGCGTACGCACGGTGAGAGGAGGGAGCAGCGATGCTTAAGATTTCGAGAGTCAATAAAGTATTCAATGCGGGAACGGTCAACGAAAAGATCGCCCTGCGTAATGTTAACCTGCATGTCAAACGCGGAGAGTTCATCACCGTCATCGGTAGTAACGGTGCAGGTAAATCTACGATGATGAATATCATCTCCGGAGGAATGCTACCGGATGAAGGTAGTATCACGATTGATGGTAATGATGTGACCCGCATGGGAGAGCATCAACGGGCAGGACTGATCGGTCGCGTATTCCAGGATCCGATGGCTGGGACAGCTCCCAACATGACGATCGAAGAAAACCTGGCGATCGCACTGGCGAGGGGACAACGTCGGAAGCTGTCCTTTGGCGTAAACAACCACAAGCGGGAGCTGTTCCGCGAGCAATTGAAACAGCTGGACCAAGGACTTGAGAATCGCCTGAAAACAAAAGTTGGCTTTCTCTCGGGAGGTCAGCGACAAGCGCTCAGCCTCCTGATGGCGACCTTTACAGAGCCAAAGATTCTGCTCCTCGATGAGCACACAGCAGCACTCGACCCCAAACGGGCACAGTTGATTGTAGATTTGACGGAAAAGATCGTGGAACGCCACACTCTGACGACGATCATGGTCACGCACAACATGGAGCAAGCGTTGAATATGGGAAACCGTTTGCTCATGCTGCATGATGGTGGTATCATCCTCGACATTCCGGATGAGAAGAAACGCACGATGAAACCGCAGGACCTGTTGCGAGCCTTTGAAACGGCCCGCGGTGGTGAAAGCTTTAGCGAAGACCGTTTCTTGTTGACTTAGTCGTTGGTGACTCAGCCTTCCTGTACTATCGGGAAGGCTTTTTCTTTTCTAGCCAGATACGCATACATGGCCCAGCCGCCAATGAGGAGAACAGCTGCGACGAACACGAACAGCGTGGCACCTCCGAAATGGATCAAGACGAGACTGCCCAAATAAGGTCCGCATGTGCGGGAGATGTCCCAATGGGTCCCAGTGATCGCAAAGTAGCGTCCCCGCATCGAGGGAGGTGCAACTCTGGTGACGAATGTCAAAAGCTGTGTAATACCAATGCTTTCGCCAATAACCCAAATCAGCTGCAGGGCGATCAGTGCAGGAAGTGAATCGAGGAAGGCATAGCCGAGTGCAACGATCAAAAAACAGAAGTACGATCCGCTGATGAGCAGGCGTGTAGGGAGCTTTTGCGTCCACTTGACCAGCCAAAATTCGAGAAGGATGAGCATGATGCCTTTTGCGGAGACGAGGGTCGCCAATGTTTGTAAGTAGTCGGGCATCGTTTGCTTGAAGTGCAGTTGCAGATTCGTTTCTGTTTGCGCGTAGAACAAACTGATCGGTAAAGATAAAAACATGATGGCGAGAGCCGGTCGATAGGTCTGTAAGGGGCCGTTCATATACGTTTCAGATGCTGTATTCTCTGACGCGATGGCAGGCTGCGTATGGGGGACCTTCCACCAGACAGCGATTGCATACAGCAGCAGGGACATTGCCGTGAATAAAAAGGCGAGAGCAGGATCGTACTGGTAGATCAACACACCGACTAGAGGGCCTAAAGCAGCTCCGATACTGCCTGCGGTGCTTAAGAGGGCAAATGCGCTCGCCATTTGAGTCCCAGCAATGGAGTCCGCGAGATGGGCACGGCTCGCTGGAATGAACAGGGAGCGTCCTGCTCCGTTGACCACGTAAAGCAAGGCAAAGGCAGCGAGCGAGTCTGCCCACGCCATAGCGAGCATCGCCAAGCCTTGGAGCAGTAGGGAGACCAGCATAACCGTTTTTCGCCGAAACCGATCCGTCACGCCACCAGCAAACAGCGTGAGCAAGATTTCAGAGAATGGTTGTAAACCGATGATCAGCATGGTCCAAGTAATAGAGCTACCGATATGCTCACTCAAGTATAAGACCAAAAATGGAGCAATCATTGCGCTGGATAGAGAAGTGAGTGTTTCTCCGAACAGCCTGACCCACAAGATGGGCGGGTACGTAGCGATTAGGCGTGTGAGGGAATGAGGAATGAGGTTCATGGGTGGCTTCCTTTCTGATTGAAATCGTTTATTATGGTTTCGTCATATTTTACGTTGGCAAGGCGAGGAGAAAAAGCGTACGATTATGCCTACAGGAATTTCATGTTTTTGAGAGAAGAATCGGTGGTGGTATCGATGCAGCTGGTAGAACAATACGTGCGTTTATTTGCAGGGCGTCCGAATCTGAAACAGGGGACACCTGCTGACATATCATTGGCGGAAGTTGCAGATATTCTGTATTGCACACATCGCAATGCGACGTTGACGTTAAAGAAAATGCAAAACCAAGGGTGGCTCCATTGGCAGCCAGGTCGAGGGCGAGGAAACCGCTCTGTGCTCACCTGCCTGCTAGCACCAGACGATCTGGTGTTTACGGTTGCCAAAGAGCTCGTACAAAAAGGGGACATACAAGGCTCCAGACAACTGATTGGTCAGTATCAACAGGAGTGGCAGGGGCTAGAGGAAGATTATTCACGGTGGATGAGCAGCCAGTTTGGTTTGAGCGTTTCGCGGGAAAAAGGAAATGGGGAACGAGTGGACACCCTGCGTTTCTTTGTTAGTGGTCCGTTTCGCATCCTCGATCCGATTCGGGTGCTGTTGCGCTCGCAAACTCATTTGGTCAAACACATTTTCGATACGCTCGTCCGATTTGATCCTGCGACGAGAACAATCGTGGGTCAGCTCGCCTTTTTCTGGGAGTCTGATGAGCTAGGGAAAGAGTGGACGCTGTATCTGCGAAAAGGAGTCTTGTTTCATCACGGGCGTCAGATGAACGCAGAGGATGTCTGCTATTCGTTGCTACGCTTGATGGAGGCACCATCCAGGCATCGTTGGCTGACTCATTCGATTCAATCTGTCCAGGCCATAGAGGATCACATCGTTATCGTGACTCTGCAGCAGCCGAACCATTTATTTCTCCATGCATTGAGCAAGGAGTACGTATCTATTGTGCCAAAAGATTACGTGGTACAGATGGGAGAGGGCTTTGCAGCTAGGCCAGTGGGTACTGGACCCTTCAAAGTGATCCGCAACGATGACTCTATGCTCGTCCTCGAAGCGTTTCAGCCTTATTTCGCTGGGCGCCCATTCCTCGATCGCGTCGAGCTATGGTGTGTGCCTGAGTTGCAGGATGAAGCAGAAACGAATCATCTACAGCTACTGAGGTGTACGACAGGAGCGGGAATCGTGCCCGAGCAAGATGGGGTTTGGAATGGCGTGTCCCGACACGAACAGAGCTTTCAATATGTAAGTCTCAATGGAGCCAAGCCGGGTCCTTTACACGATCTTTCCTTTCGTGCGGCTGTGGCAGCTATTCTTTCTGGGGAAGCGTTGCGGGCGGATCTGAAAGGCTCGAGGCAGCCTGTGGAGGCATGGGGGGAAGCAGTCCCGTTTTTACCCGAAGAAGAGATGAGCGCTTTCCTGAAAAATGGGAAGGATTGTGACTATTCCGGGGAAAAGCTGCTTTTATATACGTATCCTGATCTGGATCATGTGGAAGATGCGATGTGGATTCAGGCAAGATGTGCCCAATATGGGATTCCTATTGAAATCGTCTACGTTGATCCTGAAGAGCTGGCGCAATCGGCGATGCTCCGGGAGGCTGATCTAATCGTAGACAGCGCGAATGTGGACGAACGATTGGAATTATCCTTGCTGGAGTTTGTCTATGCGGAGGCGCTGAGCATCCACCATCATGTAGACGAGCAAGGCAGGAAAAAGGTAGAGAAGCAGATGAAAAGCTTGCTTGAGGCGAAAACCAAAACCGATCGTGAGGATGAGATGAAGAAAATTCTCGCGATTCTTCAGAAGCGACACACGTTTGTCCCGCTGTATTCCAATCGGATCGAGATGCAAGCACACCCGCGTTTATCCGGTATTTCTCTGGATGCGTATGGGTGGGTTGACTTTTCTCGGGTTTTTGTGCGAGCATAGCTGAAATTTTGTCACATTTTAGTGTGAAACCGCTTTCGTTTTTCAACGTATAATTAAGTAAAGAGTTTTTTGCCGTTTTAAAAACAATTTCTTATTGGAAAGCAAAACGGTAGGAGGAGGAAGTACGGTGTATACGAAAACAGAGAAGGACAAACATCTTGTGTTTGCTTCCATACGCTTGATGATATGTGTCGGACATGCCGACGGTTATATAGGGAATAAAGAAGTGAATCGGATTCATGAAATGGTAAATTCAGAACATTTCACGCTGAAGGAACGGCAAATCTTGATGGACGACATGGACTATCCGAAGCGTCCTGAGGTCATTGTCGAGGACATGATCGACCTGACTCAATCGGAAAAGCTGATGATGATGCGCAAGCTCTATCATATGGCGCTGATTGATCGCAAGCTGTCTCCAAAGGAATCGAAAGAAATTGCTCGGATTGCCTGCCTGATTGGGATTTCTGAGGAGAAACAGGCACAGGTAGAAGAGTGGATTACCGATGGGATCAGATGGCGTGAGCGCTGGGACGAAATCGTGGCAGATTAGAAAGGGCCCCATTCACATTGGGGTCCTTTCACCTTTTTTTGGTACAATAAGGAGAAGGCTAGCAAATGAGGAGGACAATCTATGTTGCGTATCTTGATTACGAACGACGACGGTATTGAGGCGCTGGGGATTAAAAGACTGGCGGAAGCACTGCTCACGCTAGAAGATACAGAAATTTACATCGTTGCACCCCAAGAAGAAAAAAGTGGCGTCGGGCATGGGGTTACCTTTCGCAGTGCGTTGGAACCGCAAAAACATGACTTCTACGGCCTTCCAGTAAAGGCATGGGCTATCAATGGAAATCCCGCCGACTGTATCAAAGCGGCGTATCATCTTCTGTTCGAGGACGATCAAAAACCGGATCTCGTCTTTTCCGGCATAAATGTGGGGACGAACCTCGGGCGTGACATTTACTATTCAGGCACGTGCAGTGGGGCTCGTGAAGCAGTTATTCTCGGGGTTCCTGGTATTGCGCTGTCCTATGACAACTGGTTTGATCAAGATAACTACGGCGAAGTGGTCCAGATGATTCAGCCACTCGTCAAAGACTTTACGGAAAAAGCGTTAAAGGGCGAGCTGCCACAGCAAGTATTCTGGAATGTAAACATCCCACATGTGCCGTTGGATGAAGTGAAAGGCATCGTGCCTGCTTCGCTTTCCTTGAACCATTACGTAGATAAATACAACCAGGAGGGAGCGGGCTACTTCTTGATGCGGGAATATCCAGCAGTCATGCCGCTTGCCGAGCCACTCGATTACGACTTGCTCAAAAATGGATACATCGCCATCACGCCGGTTCATATCGACGCAACAGACCGCAGTCTTTTGAAGCAAATGGACGAATGGTCATTCGTCAAATCGTCTGGGAAACGTGAGGGATAACGAGATGGCGGAAGAGTTCGAGCCGCGGATCGAGCTGGATGCGACAATCGTGTCACCGGATAGGGAGACGGAGGGCGAACGGCTGGACCCCGAGCGATTTCATGATTTGTACAAGCTGGCCGGGGAG
This is a stretch of genomic DNA from Brevibacillus choshinensis. It encodes these proteins:
- a CDS encoding ABC transporter ATP-binding protein, whose product is MLKISRVNKVFNAGTVNEKIALRNVNLHVKRGEFITVIGSNGAGKSTMMNIISGGMLPDEGSITIDGNDVTRMGEHQRAGLIGRVFQDPMAGTAPNMTIEENLAIALARGQRRKLSFGVNNHKRELFREQLKQLDQGLENRLKTKVGFLSGGQRQALSLLMATFTEPKILLLDEHTAALDPKRAQLIVDLTEKIVERHTLTTIMVTHNMEQALNMGNRLLMLHDGGIILDIPDEKKRTMKPQDLLRAFETARGGESFSEDRFLLT
- a CDS encoding MDR family MFS transporter, yielding MNLIPHSLTRLIATYPPILWVRLFGETLTSLSSAMIAPFLVLYLSEHIGSSITWTMLIIGLQPFSEILLTLFAGGVTDRFRRKTVMLVSLLLQGLAMLAMAWADSLAAFALLYVVNGAGRSLFIPASRAHLADSIAGTQMASAFALLSTAGSIGAALGPLVGVLIYQYDPALAFLFTAMSLLLYAIAVWWKVPHTQPAIASENTASETYMNGPLQTYRPALAIMFLSLPISLFYAQTETNLQLHFKQTMPDYLQTLATLVSAKGIMLILLEFWLVKWTQKLPTRLLISGSYFCFLIVALGYAFLDSLPALIALQLIWVIGESIGITQLLTFVTRVAPPSMRGRYFAITGTHWDISRTCGPYLGSLVLIHFGGATLFVFVAAVLLIGGWAMYAYLARKEKAFPIVQEG
- a CDS encoding SgrR family transcriptional regulator, with translation MREESVVVSMQLVEQYVRLFAGRPNLKQGTPADISLAEVADILYCTHRNATLTLKKMQNQGWLHWQPGRGRGNRSVLTCLLAPDDLVFTVAKELVQKGDIQGSRQLIGQYQQEWQGLEEDYSRWMSSQFGLSVSREKGNGERVDTLRFFVSGPFRILDPIRVLLRSQTHLVKHIFDTLVRFDPATRTIVGQLAFFWESDELGKEWTLYLRKGVLFHHGRQMNAEDVCYSLLRLMEAPSRHRWLTHSIQSVQAIEDHIVIVTLQQPNHLFLHALSKEYVSIVPKDYVVQMGEGFAARPVGTGPFKVIRNDDSMLVLEAFQPYFAGRPFLDRVELWCVPELQDEAETNHLQLLRCTTGAGIVPEQDGVWNGVSRHEQSFQYVSLNGAKPGPLHDLSFRAAVAAILSGEALRADLKGSRQPVEAWGEAVPFLPEEEMSAFLKNGKDCDYSGEKLLLYTYPDLDHVEDAMWIQARCAQYGIPIEIVYVDPEELAQSAMLREADLIVDSANVDERLELSLLEFVYAEALSIHHHVDEQGRKKVEKQMKSLLEAKTKTDREDEMKKILAILQKRHTFVPLYSNRIEMQAHPRLSGISLDAYGWVDFSRVFVRA
- a CDS encoding tellurite resistance TerB family protein; translated protein: MYTKTEKDKHLVFASIRLMICVGHADGYIGNKEVNRIHEMVNSEHFTLKERQILMDDMDYPKRPEVIVEDMIDLTQSEKLMMMRKLYHMALIDRKLSPKESKEIARIACLIGISEEKQAQVEEWITDGIRWRERWDEIVAD
- the surE gene encoding 5'/3'-nucleotidase SurE; amino-acid sequence: MLRILITNDDGIEALGIKRLAEALLTLEDTEIYIVAPQEEKSGVGHGVTFRSALEPQKHDFYGLPVKAWAINGNPADCIKAAYHLLFEDDQKPDLVFSGINVGTNLGRDIYYSGTCSGAREAVILGVPGIALSYDNWFDQDNYGEVVQMIQPLVKDFTEKALKGELPQQVFWNVNIPHVPLDEVKGIVPASLSLNHYVDKYNQEGAGYFLMREYPAVMPLAEPLDYDLLKNGYIAITPVHIDATDRSLLKQMDEWSFVKSSGKREG